A region of Paractinoplanes abujensis DNA encodes the following proteins:
- a CDS encoding AAA family ATPase — protein sequence MTAPIPAERPALRVAGPDDAAAVLTAADRGQPARLRTSWTAADIMAMEFAPPRWAVPGVISEGFSLLCGPPKVGKSWMSLGLGVDVALGHKALGAIDVEPGPVLYLALEDTARRLQTRLRKVLGDREAPAGLTLATQCPPLPQGGAEAIAAWLDRHPSARMVIIDVFAKLRGNSAPGASAYDADYAAVGRAKKVADDYGVAIVAVHHVRKAGSDDFLSEVSGTNGLAGAADATLVLKRARNQGDGVLHVTGRDVDEAEYPLAFEPGTGAWRMLDGPAADYRVSDTRAAILRFLRTAPGSTPKAIAEGTGLKPDTARQTCSRMLADGQLAADPGGRYRVPGVTAVTPVTAVIQPSLTSQNESDSTSDTRGAGWP from the coding sequence ATGACCGCGCCCATCCCCGCGGAGCGCCCCGCGCTGCGCGTCGCCGGACCGGACGACGCCGCCGCCGTCCTCACGGCCGCCGACCGTGGTCAACCTGCACGGTTGCGGACCTCGTGGACCGCCGCGGACATCATGGCGATGGAGTTCGCCCCGCCCCGGTGGGCCGTGCCCGGGGTGATCTCCGAAGGGTTCAGCCTGCTCTGCGGTCCACCCAAGGTCGGCAAATCGTGGATGTCCCTCGGCCTCGGCGTAGACGTGGCCCTCGGCCACAAGGCGCTCGGTGCGATCGACGTCGAACCCGGCCCCGTGCTCTACCTCGCGCTGGAGGACACCGCCCGCCGACTGCAAACCCGGCTCCGCAAAGTTCTCGGCGACCGGGAGGCGCCCGCCGGGCTCACCCTGGCCACTCAATGCCCGCCGCTCCCGCAGGGCGGCGCCGAGGCGATCGCGGCGTGGCTCGACCGGCACCCGTCCGCGCGGATGGTCATCATCGATGTGTTCGCCAAGCTGCGCGGCAACTCGGCTCCCGGCGCGTCCGCGTACGACGCCGACTACGCCGCAGTCGGCCGGGCGAAGAAGGTCGCCGACGACTACGGCGTTGCCATCGTCGCGGTCCACCACGTCCGCAAGGCCGGATCCGACGACTTCCTGTCCGAGGTGTCCGGCACCAACGGTCTCGCCGGCGCCGCGGACGCCACCCTCGTGCTCAAACGCGCACGCAACCAAGGCGACGGGGTGCTCCATGTGACCGGCCGCGACGTCGACGAGGCCGAATACCCGCTGGCCTTCGAGCCCGGGACGGGCGCATGGCGGATGCTGGACGGCCCGGCCGCGGACTACCGGGTCAGCGACACCCGCGCGGCGATCCTGCGCTTCCTGCGCACCGCGCCCGGCAGCACACCCAAGGCCATCGCCGAGGGCACCGGGCTCAAGCCGGACACCGCCCGGCAGACCTGCTCCCGCATGCTCGCCGATGGCCAGCTCGCCGCTGACCCCGGCGGCCGGTACCGCGTCCCCGGTGTCACCGCTGTCACTCCTGTCACTGCTGTCATCCAACCCTCGCTGACCAGCCAAAACGAGAGTGACAGTACGAGTGACACCCGCGGAGCGGGGTGGCCATGA
- a CDS encoding DUF7221 family queuine tRNA-ribosyltransferase-like protein codes for MTARLLLGTHQPGWLGKAGVPLFVSDTRLRVYKTLPRAVAPWGCDSGGFTELQKFGRWTIEPRDYLARLRRYRDEIGELLWAAPQDWMCEPIVINGGQAGPIRFAGSHLSVAEHQRRTVLNFALLRELAPDLPIIPVVQGWERDDYLRCADLYTTLIGYDLATAPLVGVGSVCRRQGTRDAGRILRALHIRGVRRLHGFGFKTLGLAAHGHLLTSADSLAWSDVARKLRRPALPQCVAAGRHRNCANCLPYALHWRTRVLAAAARPAPQPALFDWEAAA; via the coding sequence ATGACCGCGCGGCTACTGCTCGGCACCCACCAGCCCGGCTGGCTCGGCAAAGCCGGCGTGCCGCTGTTCGTCTCCGACACCCGGCTGCGCGTCTACAAGACGCTGCCCCGCGCCGTCGCGCCGTGGGGCTGCGACTCGGGCGGTTTCACCGAGCTGCAGAAGTTCGGCCGGTGGACGATTGAGCCCCGCGACTACCTGGCCCGGCTCCGCCGCTACCGCGACGAGATCGGCGAGCTGTTGTGGGCGGCACCGCAGGACTGGATGTGCGAACCCATCGTGATCAACGGCGGGCAGGCCGGCCCGATCCGGTTCGCTGGTAGCCACCTGTCGGTGGCTGAACACCAACGGCGCACTGTGCTCAACTTCGCGCTGCTGCGCGAGCTCGCTCCGGACCTGCCCATCATCCCGGTCGTGCAGGGCTGGGAACGCGACGACTACCTCCGCTGCGCCGATCTCTACACCACGCTAATCGGCTACGACCTGGCCACCGCGCCGCTAGTCGGTGTCGGCTCGGTGTGCCGCCGGCAAGGCACCCGGGACGCGGGCCGTATCCTGCGCGCCCTTCACATTCGCGGTGTCCGCAGGCTGCACGGATTCGGGTTCAAAACCCTCGGCCTCGCCGCGCATGGGCACCTGCTCACCTCGGCTGACAGCCTCGCGTGGTCCGACGTCGCCCGCAAACTGCGACGCCCCGCGCTACCGCAATGCGTCGCCGCCGGGCGGCACCGCAACTGCGCGAACTGCCTGCCCTACGCCCTGCACTGGCGTACCCGCGTGCTCGCCGCAGCTGCGCGGCCCGCGCCGCAGCCCGCCCTCTTCGACTGGGAGGCCGCCGCATGA
- a CDS encoding bifunctional DNA primase/polymerase — MTSRTVPTGWLDWREHLAGSPLPCRICHLPAICRDEHDRPCHKTCAEQALTPPTTDPKERIPMHSNELLTAALSAAARGWHVFPLRPGDKRPAIERWETRATVDPDRIRRCWQTGPYGIGLACGPSGLVVLDFDARKTGQAAPEGREGYLHGWGVFTDLCADLGHPIPNHTYAVATGRGGLHLYFRHPEHGELRNTAGALGWLIDTRAHGGYVVAAGSTVAGRLYTVRLDTRPTTLPGWLTDRLRPAPLRPEGPPLVVELPADRRGAYLRAAIDGTLAKLAEAREGGRNRALFMAAQTLGQLVAGGAVAEDTITAVLADTATRLGLGPRELENTIRSGLVAGARRPRQVA, encoded by the coding sequence ATGACCAGCCGCACCGTGCCGACCGGCTGGCTCGACTGGCGCGAGCACCTCGCCGGCTCCCCACTGCCCTGCCGGATCTGCCACCTCCCGGCGATCTGCCGCGACGAGCACGACCGGCCCTGCCACAAAACCTGCGCCGAACAAGCGCTCACACCGCCCACCACCGACCCGAAGGAGCGGATCCCCATGCACAGCAACGAATTGCTGACCGCCGCCCTATCCGCCGCCGCCCGCGGCTGGCACGTCTTCCCCCTGCGCCCCGGCGACAAACGGCCCGCGATCGAGCGGTGGGAGACCCGCGCCACCGTCGATCCCGACCGGATCCGCCGCTGCTGGCAGACCGGCCCGTACGGGATCGGCCTTGCCTGCGGGCCGTCCGGGCTCGTGGTGCTCGACTTCGACGCCCGCAAGACCGGACAAGCCGCGCCCGAAGGCCGCGAGGGCTACCTGCACGGTTGGGGCGTCTTCACCGACCTGTGCGCCGACCTCGGCCACCCGATCCCCAATCACACATACGCCGTGGCCACCGGCCGCGGCGGGCTCCACCTATACTTCCGCCACCCCGAGCACGGCGAGTTGCGCAACACCGCAGGTGCCCTCGGCTGGCTAATCGACACCCGCGCGCACGGCGGCTACGTCGTCGCCGCTGGCTCGACTGTCGCCGGCCGGTTGTACACAGTCCGGCTCGACACCCGCCCGACCACGCTGCCCGGCTGGCTGACCGATCGGCTACGACCCGCACCGCTACGGCCGGAAGGCCCACCGCTCGTTGTCGAGCTGCCCGCCGACCGGCGCGGCGCCTACCTGCGAGCCGCGATCGACGGCACACTGGCCAAGCTTGCCGAGGCACGTGAGGGCGGCCGGAACCGGGCGCTGTTCATGGCCGCCCAAACCCTCGGCCAACTCGTCGCCGGCGGCGCCGTCGCCGAGGACACCATCACCGCCGTCCTCGCCGACACCGCGACCCGTCTCGGCCTTGGACCCCGCGAACTCGAGAACACCATCCGCTCCGGGCTCGTCGCCGGCGCCCGCCGCCCGCGGCAGGTGGCCTGA
- a CDS encoding DUF4417 domain-containing protein has translation MTLAPEHTLGGTRTSHRWGEMPGGWDRLNTRALFSSSNPWGIPDLPPVTCEPARLLPYNDRRATAAARPGDAVHFFLDDYRFEIVWTKPERGLSRCASVGAALTPDFSLWTTMPLVMQQWQVYRSRWCGAWMLAHNITAIPTVSWSTPDSYPFAFAGIAAGSTVAVSTVGIVRDREARELFAAGYEAMCERLRPALVLVYGTALPTCTVGDAPIRAYPSRWAGR, from the coding sequence ATGACCCTGGCACCCGAACACACCCTCGGCGGAACCCGGACGAGTCACCGCTGGGGCGAAATGCCCGGCGGCTGGGACCGGCTCAACACCCGCGCCCTGTTCTCCAGCAGCAACCCGTGGGGCATTCCCGACCTGCCCCCGGTGACCTGCGAACCTGCACGGTTGCTGCCCTACAACGACCGCCGCGCCACCGCCGCCGCGCGGCCGGGCGACGCGGTGCACTTCTTCCTCGATGACTACCGGTTCGAAATCGTGTGGACCAAACCCGAACGCGGCCTGTCCCGCTGCGCCTCGGTCGGCGCCGCCCTCACCCCCGATTTCAGCTTGTGGACCACGATGCCGCTGGTCATGCAGCAATGGCAGGTCTACCGCTCGCGCTGGTGCGGCGCCTGGATGCTCGCTCACAACATCACCGCGATTCCGACCGTCAGCTGGTCTACCCCGGACAGCTACCCGTTCGCGTTCGCTGGCATCGCCGCCGGCTCGACCGTGGCCGTGTCCACCGTCGGGATCGTCCGTGACCGGGAAGCACGGGAGCTGTTTGCGGCTGGCTATGAGGCGATGTGCGAGCGGCTCCGTCCCGCGCTCGTGCTGGTCTACGGCACGGCCTTGCCGACCTGCACGGTTGGTGACGCGCCGATCCGCGCGTATCCGTCGCGCTGGGCAGGTCGGTGA
- a CDS encoding RRQRL motif-containing zinc-binding protein, translating into MSRIRAAFHDPEGDRYGLPTFWWRGAPEGYATRRQLRARGLCPGRQPIAAQILWAGIGGTRTAHLYRLDLARPKRPASPAQQRAIRAALRARRTCPTCRETRDYYIPRSLGQCLTCYDGRSTR; encoded by the coding sequence ATGAGCCGCATCCGGGCCGCGTTCCACGACCCCGAGGGCGACCGGTACGGGCTGCCGACGTTCTGGTGGCGCGGCGCGCCCGAGGGCTATGCCACCCGCCGGCAGTTGCGCGCCCGCGGACTGTGCCCCGGTCGCCAGCCGATCGCCGCGCAAATCCTGTGGGCAGGGATCGGCGGCACCCGGACCGCGCATCTCTACCGGCTGGACCTGGCCCGGCCCAAGCGGCCCGCGAGCCCTGCGCAGCAGCGCGCGATCCGGGCCGCGCTGCGCGCCCGCCGCACCTGCCCGACCTGCCGCGAGACCCGCGACTACTACATCCCGCGCTCGCTCGGTCAATGCCTGACCTGCTACGACGGACGGAGCACCCGATGA